AACAGGTGCTCGACCAGGTCGTCGAAGGTGCGGTGCAGTTGGGCGGTCGATGCCGTTCCGGACCACACGGTCGCGCCGCCACGGTCGATCTCCATCGAGATGCCCAGTGCGTAGGGATCGGCGACGTCCCAGATCGGGGTGATCCACGGCCCGAGCGCGCAGGCGCCGAGGTACACCTTGGCCTGGGGGAGGTAGAGCGGGTTCTCGCCCTCGATGGACCGGGAGCTCACGTCGTTGCAGATCGTCAGGCCGACCAGCTCCGCCGCGGAGTTCAGCACCAGGGCGAGTTCCGGTTCCGGCACGTTGATCTCGGAGTCCTCGCGGACCTGGATCGGCCGGCCCGGGCCGGCCGCCCGCCAGGCCACCGACTTGAAGAACAGCTCGGGCCGCTTCGCGTCGTACACCCGCTCGTAGATGTCGGCGGAGCGCTCGCTCTCCTCCATGCGGGCCTGCTGCGAACGGTGGTAGGTGACACCGGCGGCCCACACCTCGGTGGCGCCGTCCACCGGCGCCAGCAGCTGCACGTCCGCCGCCGCCACCCGGACGGCCGCGG
This region of Nakamurella alba genomic DNA includes:
- a CDS encoding fumarylacetoacetate hydrolase family protein, which codes for MRIVRYLETPTAPTPAIGVRDGDTITALPGDLAGLLSMSLSSLRDVVDAALSDAAAVRVAAADVQLLAPVDGATEVWAAGVTYHRSQQARMEESERSADIYERVYDAKRPELFFKSVAWRAAGPGRPIQVREDSEINVPEPELALVLNSAAELVGLTICNDVSSRSIEGENPLYLPQAKVYLGACALGPWITPIWDVADPYALGISMEIDRGGATVWSGTASTAQLHRTFDDLVEHLFRADDFPAGAILSTGTCLVPDLPFTLDAGDTVRIGIDGIGSLENPVVRGKVAAR